A section of the Styela clava chromosome 9, kaStyClav1.hap1.2, whole genome shotgun sequence genome encodes:
- the LOC120339054 gene encoding acyl-CoA-binding protein homolog 1-like translates to MLSTTVRTALSVSRRICVRHIGLSASTCNSGIDGKFEAAIQKLGTLTEDPDNSAKLKIYGLFKQATLGKNTTDKPGAFNFVAQAKWAAWNDLGEMTQDEAKQAYVDIVDDLASKA, encoded by the exons atgttGTCTACAACTGTTCGAACAGCTCTTTCTGTAAGCAG GCGGATATGTGTTCGTCACATCGGACTTTCAGCCTCAACATGCAATTCAGGAATTGATGGGAAATTTGAAGCTGCGATACAAAAATTGGGTACACTGACAGAAGACCCAGACAATAGTGCGAAACTGAAGATTTATGGTTTGTTTAAGCAG GCAACTTTGGGGAAGAACACAACAGATAAACCTGGTGCTTTCAACTTTGTTGCACAAGCAAAATGGGCAGCGTGGAACGACTTGGGAGAAATGACACAG GATGAAGCAAAGCAAGCGTATGTTGATATTGTGGATGATCTTGCCTCAAAAGCATAA